The Salmo salar chromosome ssa04, Ssal_v3.1, whole genome shotgun sequence genomic sequence ATCAGAGCCTGACCACCAACCTGTCAGGAAGAAGAAAGGTTAGTGATGAGGACATGGAGGTTACCCTCCTAGAGGAATCAGAGCCTGACCACCAACCTGTCAGGAAGAAGAAAGGTTAGTGATGAGGACATGGAGGTTACCCTCCTAGAGGAATCAGAGCCTGACCACCAACCTGCCAGGAAGAAGAAAGGTTAGTGATGAGGACATGGAGGTTACCCTCCTAGAGGAATCAGAGCCTGACCACCAACCTGTCAGGAAGAAGAAAGGTTAGTGATGAGGACATGGAGGTCACCCTCCTAGAGGAATCAGAGCCTGACCACCAACCTGTCAGGAAGAAGAAAGGTTAGTGATGAGGACATGGAGGTTACCCTCCTAGAGGAATCAGAGCCTGACCACCAACCTGTCAGGAAGAAGAAAGGTTAGTGATGAGGACATGGAGGTTACCCTCCTAGAGGAATCAGAGCCTGACCACCAACCTGTCAGGAAGAAGAAAGGTTAGTGATGAGGACATGGAGGTTACCCTCCTAGAGGAATCAGTCTGACCACCAACCTGTCGGGAAGAAGAAAGGTTAGTGATGAGGACATGGAGGTCACCCTCCTAGAGGAATCAGAGCCTCACCACCAACCTGCCAGGAAGGTTAAGATGACTCTAAGACAGAATAGAATACTGGCTATCCACTGAGAAATCAAGAAACTTTCCATAATACAACCCAAAGATGCTGGCTGTTGATTAAGATGCTGGCTGTTGATTAAGATGCTGGCTGTTGATTAAGATGCTGGCTGTTGATTAAGATGCTGGCTGTTGATTAAGATGCTGGCTGTTGATTAAGACTAAGTAATGCTAAAGAGCCTAAATGGTTTTAATGATAAAGGTACTATAAAGATAATGATGGTAAATAGGACTGActtgtcagactgactgtatcTTGTAGACAGGATGTTGACGTTAAATAGGACTGActtgtcagactgactgtatcTTGTAGACAGAGCGCCATCTATTGGCATATTGGGAGATTGCACGCAAAGTGAAATGCTCATGTCTTCGACTAATGTcaattgatttgatttagtttgaACAACTTTAttggtctgtttgtctgtgtagcGGGGAGGAAGCCAAAGACTCACCAGCCTGCTGTGTCCAACGGATCACCGGACCTCGCCATCAAGAAGAAACCCAGAGAAGGAAAAGGTGGGACACACCAAATATATAGAAAGGACACATGCATCAACTCCTAGGATTTCATGTGTTGACTAGGGGTTTGGACTTCATTTTCCCACAACCATATTCTTTGTGAAGTTAACCTGTTGTTTAAGCCTGTAAACTtagagagagggatacatatTGTCTCCCtgttgacctgtctgtctctgttcccccAGGCAGCACCACGTACCTGTGGGAGTTCCTGTTAGACTTACTCCAGGACAAGAACACGTGTCCCAGGTACATCAAGTGGACTCAGAGGGAGAAGGGCATCTTCAAGCTGGTGGACTCCAAGGCCGTGTCCAAGCTGTGGGGTAAACACAAGAACAAACCTGACATGAACTATGAGACCATGGGACGGGCTCTGAGGTGAGGGCTTACCCAACAACCGTCTAGCACTTGAAATGGACTGGCATTGACTGTGAAAGAGGGTTTAAGCTGAGTTAGATTTGTTGGTTGTGGGAATACTGTTGGTTGGATGAGTTCCTCTGAGGAACATTAGTGTTTGTGTTTTTGTCAGTTATGACCGGCTGGATACCACTTCCAGTTCAGTCTGAACTTTACCATTCCCCCTCctctatttccctccctccctctccttcctcctctatttccctccctccctctccttcctcctccctctctaccagGTACTACTACCAGCGTGGTATACTGGCCAAGGTCGAAGGTCAGCGGCTGGTCTACCAGTTCAAGGAGATGCCCAAGAACATCGTTGTCATCGAGGACGACAAGGCCGACTCCAGATCGGACGATCTTATTGGCTCAGAGAAGTCTTACCACGAGAGAGTCCTGCCCTCGTCGGAGACGATACTGAATGTGGCCGAGCTCGCCACGACGCCCACCATCCTGAGGGGTGTGACTAGAACCATAGTCCATCCTCCGGTTGCTAAGGGCAACAAGGCGGTGATGACGGGGCGGGGCGGCAGTGGGGGTTCCGACGATAGTGACCATTTCCACGGCGCCAGACGGAACCCAGACGCAGCATTCTCACACGGCCATCATCCCCACTCCCTCAGGACCCAGGTTAGAGAGACACCCTAATACTGACCCTAAAACATACAATTCACTTTGGAGGTTTTATGCTGAATGTAAAATAGTTTATCTATCTAGCGATATCTAGTAAGTTTGTATTTACAAAACTTTGTCACTGACtccattttgttattgtttccgTCTCCAGGACTGTACGGGTTGCCATGCAAGTGCCTGTAGTCATGACAACGTCACTGGGCCAGAAGATCTCAACGGTTGCCGTGCAACAGGCGCCAGGGACATCGGGAGGCCAAACGACGTACCAATTGGCCAACGCCTCTCCCATCGGCACGGCAACGGGCAACGCGAACTCCCAACCGAAGGTGGGTAACCACGCTAGTTAGCTAGTTGGTGTGTCAGCTAGCTACTCTGTAGTGTAGACAGAATGGACAGCAGGCACGCCTCATACTAACCAAATCCACGATTCAAAACTTGAATCTTGGAAACCATATTATCTTTTGATCTCATGAAATTGACTACATCTTTACCTTCTACATCATAATTATTTTGCCCGCGTTGTAATCAGACCACCCCCCCACTCTGTATAGATCAAGAATGTGTAGacctgttctctccaggttgtgaTCCAGACCATCCCCACCGCTCTGTATAGATCTAGAATGTGTAGacctgttctctccaggttgtgaTCCAGACCATCCCCACCACTCTGTATAGATGTAGAATGTGTAGacctgttctctccaggttgtgaTCCAGACCATCCCCACCACTCTGTATAGATCTAGAATGTGTAGacctgttctctccaggttgtgaTCCAGACCATCCCCACCACTCTGTATAGATGTAGAATGTGTAGacctgttctctccaggttgtgaTCCAGACCACCCCCCACTCTGTATAGATCTAGAATGTGTAGacctgttctctccaggttgtgaTCCAGACCATCCCCACCATGGTTCCAGCCACAGCGGAGAACGGAGACAAGATCACGGTCCAACTGGCTAAGATCATCACCATCCCAGCCCACCAGCTGGCCCAGTACCAGCAGCAGACCAAGCCTGGCCTGGGGGGCTCCCCGACGGGCAGCATCTCTCTCCTGGGCGGGACAAACTCCTGGGGGGTACGAGCCCTGCCACCTCATGTTACCATGGCTACCATGGCTGCAGGGACACAGGTGACTtaaaaaaatagttatttttattTGCCATTTTAAGCTAGAAATTGGAAACACATACTTTGAAACATCACAAGATACTGAAATGCAAGTAAAAAAGTATTGCATTTGGGCCCAGACTTCAAATGTGTTTTTGTGtattaatttgtatttatttttgttacaaattCAAACAACGTCTTCATTTATGTAATTACAAATTGtatcccctgtgaccaaggtgATGAGGCTGGCTGTTCCCACAACGctgcatcatcatcaacaacagacACATCATATCGTCACGACGACGCAAGGTGGCGGGACCGGGACAGCAGTGGTCACCGTGACGACGACAGCCAATCAGAGCGCTCCGGTGGCGGCATCCCATATCATCAGCGGCATCATCAAGAGATCTGCCACGGCAATGAGAGAACCGCAGCAGCAAGCGAAGACGCTGACAGTTGAAACGGTGTCGGTACAGGCCCTTCCCGTCCAGACAACGTTACCGGAAGCACCGGAGATCATCCCGGTAGTCGTCCAATCAGAAGAGGTTCCGCCTGAGATCAAATCAGAAGATCCGGAGTGTTGAGGTCACAagtacggacacacacacacacacacacctcattgttTGTACAGTTTTTGCCCAGATAGGAGTTTGTTCCTCTTTTTATACATGACAGTCTGAGAGACTATAAAGACCCACAACCACCTCTGATTTACCCTGGGGTGGTCTACCTTCCAACCACAGCCTCATCTCTATGGAGACCcagaatgcatcccaaatggcgccctattccctatacagtacactacttctgtagggaatagggtgtcatttgagtcGTACAATACTGTAGGACACCCAGCCAACATAGGAACCCAGCAATGACTTTTGAAAAGGGAAGAATGTCCTTCAGAAAAAGGGACCAAGTCAAACTTAAATCACTACATGTTCTGTTTCTGGCAGACGAGACACTAGCTAACTAAGCTACAACGAAAAACGCAAACTTAACAGACAAAACGAGAACACTAAAAAAAAGGCTCATTATAAAAACCAAAAAATGTGAACCGGTAAGGAGGGAGGGGGTTTGTATAGAAATGTTTCTGTGTACAACCAGCATTTTATTTGCCTAATCACTGTGCAGATTCCTGGTGCATAAACAAACCACACGAAAGACGGGGCTGTTCTAGGATCAGCTCTTACAAGGGGGAAATAAAAAGCGAAAGGGACTTTATATGTATATAACTATTATACAGTTTAGGGGAATtaaattcaaaacaaaacaacCTTAGAAtgatgtttttatttttcattcattgtttataaGATAAGCAGATCTAGCTTTTTTTTGTATTACGGTTTCTTGACCTTTTGATACCTTGTACCAACACAGTGTTATAAAACAATATAGCAACACCATTCTTCTATTATAGTTTGAAGCCCAGGTCCGTGCATGTGGGTTGGTTGCAGGGTTTGGCGTCAAATCcgtttcaattcaggaagtagactgaaattccaattctcttcaatgatAAAAACAAAATAGCATCGTctgaaatggaattgactccaACCCTGGTTGGTTCTAGTAGGCCTTGACCACATCTACTTCCCCATGGTAACTGTCTCTAGGGTGACTGCCTGCAGCTTTTGTAAACGAAAGCTCGCCAGCATGAACTTCTCGTCAGCCATCTTGGCTCTGCCCCCTACATTTGTTAGTTGTATGAAGAGGGAGAAAGCTGTTCGGACTGAACTAGTTTGTATATTCAACATTTGAAGTATATTCTATTTTGTTGTACTCTTGTTTCAAAGTGTATTCAAGTAGATTTTactgaaatataaaaaaaaaacatttgaattaAACTATTTTCTGTTTTGTCTTTTGTTTAATGAAATTATGCTCTTCCAAAGGCGATGTTCCTGCATTTGCGGTAAATGCTCTTGTTGGCTCAGACATTGGCCGtgttagagagagacacaccaccAGGAAGCCTTCTCTCTGGGACCTGTTCCACTCTACATGCAGTGAAATACAACTAGTTCTAGTCTCTGTTGTATTTCACTGAATGTAGGTTGGAACAGGTCCCCTCTCTCTGACGGTTTTGACGCTCTCTAACACGGCCAATGTGGTTGCAGGGATTCTGTTTTTAAACAGTTCCATTCAGCATTTAACCACCAGGGTTTAATGGGAGGCAACAGACTGGCTTCAATGGCTCAACTGGTTGGTGCAGAGTTGACTATTCACCACCCGCCTGACTTCCAAACGACTGCAATGTACTTAGTTGTAATTCAGTGTGTAGATGGAGTACGGTACCATTTAATCAGACTTCTAGACGTTACTATGTTGTAGTTAATATCCACGTTTCACTTGCTGGTGATGATGGTTAACTAGTTCTAAATGGATTGTTCCACAACTTACCACCAGGGGGCATTGGATGGCAGTTAAACTGGTGAGGTAGAAAGTGATTTATAATGCCTAGaacaccacacagagacagaagaaAATGGCAGATTATTTTATTGCACATAGTCTGACAGCTTGAATATAAAACTACTGTCCTGCATGTTATCCTGGGACTGATGCTCATGGACTGGAAATAACAGTATGCATGTAGTCTTGTGTGGGTCAGTTGGTACGTGGCACCATGGTTTCCCACAGGGGCCACCCATACAATGTATAGACACACTACTGTAAGTTTGCTTTGGATAAAATACATCTAGATACTTTTTATTACAAATTAAATGTACCGTGGTGGTACGCTCACCCCCAGctgaacgttcagatagaaatatgctatgtagaacaaacatgcatcTCTGACATATACAATAAGGAATCACATTGGCTCTATTTAGtggtatttctatctgcaacgttcaaTAACGTGTTTGTACTGAACATGGCCCTGGTACAAGTAGGTATTAATGACACACCTGACCAGTATTAGACCAGAAAAGGACAGATACccacacagtgcatttggaagtattcagacacgtttacttttttccacattttgattctAAACTGTATTacttttcatcaatctacacacaataccctgtaatgacaacctgtttttgctttaagacatttttgcaaatttattacaaataattcataagtattcaaactctttactcagtactttgttgaagcacctttggcagcgattacagcctcaagtcttcttgagtatgacgctacaagcttgacacacctgtatttgggagtttctcccattcttctctgcaggtcaaatgtatttatatagcccttcttacatcagctgatatctcaaagtgctgtacagaaacccagcctaaaaccccaaacagcaagcaatgcaggtgtagaagcacagtggccaggaaaaactccctagaaaggccagaacctaggaagaaacaggctatgaggggtgcagatcctctcaagctcggtcaggttggatggggagcgtcgctgcacagatatttcaggtctctccagagatgtccgatcaggttcaagtccgggctctggctgggcaactcctgcgttgtcttggctgtgtgcttagggtcgttgtcctgttggaaggtgaaccttcgccccagtccgaggtcctgagtgctctggagcaggttcatCAAGGATCAGTCTGTACTTTGTTCTGTTAATCTttgactattctcccagtccctgccactgaaaaacatccccacagcatgatgctgccaccaccatgctttaccatagggatggtgtcaTTCAtgccaatgagttcaatcttggttatcatggtcagagtcctttaggcaaactccaagcgggctgtcatgtgccttttactgaggagtggcttccgtctggtcactaccataaacgcctgattggtggagtgctgcagagatgattgtccttctggaaggttctccaatcgccacagaggaactctggagctctgtcagagtgaccatcgggttcttggtcacctccccgaccaagCCACTTCTcaaccaattgctcagtttggctgtgcggccagctctaggaagagtcttggtggttccaaacttcttccatttaagaatgatggaggccactgtgttcttggggaccttcaatgctgcagaaatgttttggtacccttccccagatctgaaccacgacacaatcctgtctcggagctctatggacaattccattGTTGTCAACTGcaggactttatatagacaggtgtgcctttccaaatcatgtacaatcaatgtaatttaccacaggtggactccaaacaagttgtagaaacatctcaatggaaaccagatgcacctgagctcaatttcaaggccCATAGCAAAGTATtgctataaataaggtatttctaaaaacctgtttttgctttgtcttgtggggtattgtgtgaagattggggttaaaacattaatttaatcaattttagaataaggctgtaatgtaacaaaatgttgaaaaaagtaaaggtgtctgaatacttcccgaatgcactgtatacttcaGAATATTTAGGCTAGTTAGCCGGCTAACTCCTTGATCCTGCTCTGTACTATTACCCTGCTGAATTGAAGCAGCCCAGGACAAGTAGAACCATTGAGTTGGATagtacaaacagcaggtagggtgcAATCATCAGTGTCAAGAGGTACAACAACAGCACCTATACTGTAGACAGGCACCATAGAGCCTAGTTTCAGCAGTCTGTCCAGTCCATTCCTCTTGGTCTCTCCTTCATTCAGAGTGTTTTAGTCAATGAAAACATGACTTCTGAAAAGTAAGCTCACACCAGAGGGtagtctcctccctctttccctcctgtTCTCCAGTCATCATACCCCAGAGATGGGTTCGGACTCAGAGGGATAGTGGCGCTTCtgttccctccatccttccatccctcgttctgttccctccatccctcgtTCTGccactccatccttccatccctcgttctgttccctccatccttccaacCCTCGTtctgttccctccatccctcgtTCTGccactccatccttccatccctcgttCTGccactccatccttccatccctcgttCTGccactccatccttccatccctcgttCTGCCACTCCATCCTTTGAATTGTCAATCAAGTGTCCATATGATCCTCTTCACTCCTCCTCCTTTTTAAAGCTGAAGTCACACACCAGCGAGAGGTGATCGGAGGGGTAGTTGTACGACGGAAGCCTGTTAGGGCCAATCTGTTCCTCTGTAGGCATATCCAACACGGCGTCCACACGGAAAGCTTCTCTAGAGTACCAGATATAATCCAATGTGGTACAACATTCTCCCGTCGGTCGGATCTTCCACGTGGTATAGGCCGGTTCCGAAAGCCCGTCCCGGCTTAACCGTTTATAGGCCGAGTCAAGGATCAACGGCGACGAGGCGAAACGTTGGTAGACGTCCTCGGAAGGCACAGCGTTGAAGTCCCCGCAGACAAGGAGAGGGGTGTCTGGGGCGATGCCTATGGGACCCGAAGGACCCCCTGGTGATTGGGTGAGGGTGGTGAGGTTCCGGAGAAGGTCGGAACCCTGGGCGCTACGGAGACGTTCCCAGCCGCTCCGGGCTTTGAGGTGCGTCACGGCAACACACAGCCGCCGGCCTGTCACCCTGCAACGCAGCGTCGTGACGACCGCCACCTGTAGGGAAGACGATGGCATAAAACAGTTAAGGGTTACGGTCTAGTCAGTATTTctaacaatctacacaaaaagtAGCTGTCCAGGAGGAGGGTTGACCTCTCTTGCCTGTTATGAAATAGGATCCTGTTGGAATCCTTCATTCCTTGAGGTAATCATATTACGGTCAGACCAGTGATTACTTCAAAGAAGAAAGGACAGTTAAACTAGCATAGCTTTACAAACCTGGTTGGTGGGTATTAAAACGGCACACAGCCGGACATTCACACTATCCACCAAGTCAAACCGGGCTTCATCATAGAACAGAGCACACCCATCCGGACCGTTGTTGCCCTCCACATCCAAACACGGAGACCAGGGCTTGGGGCAGAAGTTGCTGCGGTAACCCAGGCTGGCCAGGATTGGCTGGAAGGTGTCGTAGTAGTGGTCGACTTCCTGTAGACACAGGATGTGAGGTCGGTAGGTGAGGATCTCTTCGAGGATGAGGTATTTACGCTCCGCCCAGTTCAGTGCTTCCAGGGGACAGTTGACGAAACTGTCCATCCCTTCACCTagagctggagggagagagagaattcatCTGTCAGTCTATTCATCCATCTCACTGTCCTTGATGCCAATTAAAATGAGCCATAATATACCATTTAATAACCCTGAATTAGATGAAACGTTCATGATTATTTTTGCTAAAGAAAGGCttcaataaaaaaacatttacctTGAGCCAGTATGTTCCACTGCATAACCCTGATGGTCCTCTGAGTGGCACTGTTGTCCACTTCCTCCctgtccacctctccctccccggGGCAGATGAAGGCTCTGAGGAGGCGAGGAGGCCTGTCCCGTAGAGCCTCCTCACACTCCCTCAGCAGCTCCAGGGGGTCCGTGGGGTGCTCCGGGGGAGAGTGACACCCCTGGGAGGGGTGCTGGGGGTCCTGGTGATGGGCCAGCGGGGTGGTAGTGGTGCTGTTGTTGACTAGGGTCTGGGCCAGGGAGCTGTAGAGTCTACTGGCACCACTGCCCATTggacagactggagagagagggtgtaggGAGATAGAAAACATGATCATATGATATTTTACAGGACACTTTAGTCcaataccaagttccaaactattTTAACCACAACATAGAACCACACAAAGGGCCAACAAGGGTACCCCGAGGTTGATTCCATCCCAGAAATAGGTGTCAGTCTCTAGGGAGAAGTCCTGCTAACCCTGGGCCTCACTCCCCACGTGCCTGGTTCCTCACACTGTAACAGGGCCTAGTGTTGTACTGTTCCATGTCTACTGCTGTAGCAACACCAGCTGACACTTTTCCCTACACactgatcttaggtcagttttACCTCCAGCCCTTTATGGTTAAGGAtttggggaagctgatcctagatctgtgcttaAGGGTGACATTTATCTTCTCTCTCAATTCAGGGAGGATCCGACCAACCAAAACACACTAACCTAATCCCTTTGGTCAATCAGGAGTAAGTTCAAAGGTGAGATTGGGGTTGTTGCCAGGTGAAGGGGTAAAGGTCACCTATTGACTAGTCACTTGACTTGGAACAACATATTGACAACCTAGGCCTTTTTGTTTTCTAcctcaaatgtgttttttttttttgccctaGAAAATTATCTGAATAGGACATCTATGGGTGGACTATCGGACGGTGTGTGTTTTTGCAaggcaattgtgtgtgtgtgtggttcagttCATGTGCGGATACAGAAAGACTGCTTGTTAGCTGGCTGATGAGCCTTACCTTGTCCTTGGACAACAACAGTAGCTCTGTGTGctttgagggagtgtgtgtgtcatcTCTGGTTTCATCcagtcagtgtatgtgtgtgtttcattcCTCCAAAGTGTGTGTTCTTTTggctccgtctcgctctctctccactttgtcggtcaatatatatatatgtgtgtgtgtgtgtgtgtgtgtgtgtagtatttaTTTCTCTGCTTTCAGTTTGTCAGTTCTTCTCTCTCAACTAGTCACATGCACCAGTGACCCTACAGCCCAGTTtgaagtgactgtgtgtgtgtgagcgcctgGACAGCAGTATGCTGTGtgctgggagataaacatgtcagtGTCAGCTGACTGTGTtcctctctttgccctctctggACACATGAACCAGTAAGGCTCAGTTTCTAGTAGGACTACATCTCCCAGCTCTCACATGAACCAGTCAGGCTCAGTTTATAGTAGGACTACATCTCCCAGCTCTCACATGAACCAGTCAGGCTCAGTTTATAGTAGGACTACATCTCCCAGCTCTCACATGAACCAGTAAGGCTCAGTTTATAGTAGGACTACATCTCCCAGCTCTCACATGAAGCAGTCAGGCTCAGTTTCTAGTAGGACTACATCTCGCAGCTCTCGGTCTAATGGCAGCGTGTAGTTGGACTACCTCTCCCAGCTGTCATCTCTGTCTAGTCTTCATTGTTTCTAAATTCTAGTTTAACCTCTGATGGCCTTCAGTTGAACTGGATTAGCCTCATCTAGTCCCCTGACAGTATCTCTCTACCTCAATACTGATCTAGGGTCAGTATGGTTATTAACCTCATGAAGGTaaagggttatgtcaggggaagggtgatctgatcctagatctgtggttaatgGAAACTCCTGAGTATCTATGAATGGTGAATCAACCCATATaaaaggggaagggttagctgatCCTAACCGGTGTTTAGGCtccgcatctcagtgctagaggcatcactacagaccctggtttgatcccaggctgtatcacaaccgctcgtgttcgggagtcccatagggcggcgcacaattggcccagcgttgtccggcttaggggagggtttggccggggtaggctgtcattgtaaaataagagtttgttcttaactgacttgcctagttaaataaagttaaataaaaaagaataatgtATGAGTAAATCAAAACATCAAACTATTAGGTAGGTTACTAAGCAACAAACAAGAAGACCTTTTGTTGACATTACCACTAAAACGCCATCTCTGTGACAAGACCAATGGCCATCCAGAAACAGTCAGTGGCCAGCAGTTTTATTACCTGCTGTTTGTTCTATTGCAAACTCCTGATTTCTGACGATCTCATACTGGCCCATATGCCCAGACGATCTCATACTGGCCCAGACGATCTCATGCTGGCCCTGACGATCTCATGCTGGCCCAGACGATCTCATACTGGCCCTGACGATCTCATACTGGCCCTGACGATCTCATGCTGGCCCTGACGATCTCATACTGGCCCATATGCCCAGACGATCTCATACTGGCCCTGACGATCTCATGCTGGCCCTGACGATCTCATGCTGGCCCTGACGATCTCATACTGGCCCATATGCCCAGACGATCTCATACTGGCCCATACAGACGATCTCATGCTGGCCCATAGCCGACGATCTCATACTGGCCCTGCGACGATCTCATACTGGCCCATATGCCCAGACGATCTCATACTGGCCCATATGCCCAGACGATCTCATACTGGCCCATATGCCCAGACGATCTCATACTGGCCCATATGCCCAGACGATCTCATACTGGCCCATATGCCCAGACGATCTCATACTGGCCCATATGCCCAGACGATCTCATACTGGCCCATATGCCCAGACGATCTCATACTGGCCCATATGCCCAGACGATCTCATACTGGCCCATATGCCCAGACGATCTCATACTGGCCCATATGTCCAGAGGACCCACCACATGTCCCTATCTGTTGCTCTGAGACCAGGACATGGCTGTTTACCAGGGTGTGATGACCAGGTGCATGGTCTAAACCAGAGCTATGgtaaccaggtcagacacagtgaTGGGATAAAGGTAGGGTTTAGCTCTTAAACAAATACTACATGTCGGTCTAcattttcagtgtgtgtgtgtgtgtgtcggtcgctGACAAATGAACCACATGCATCATATGGATATTTTCCAACAGGATCCCTTATCTCTGACTCCTTATCTAAACACATCTGAATCACTACTGCACCTCGTTCTGAAAGAATTCCTTCCATCTAACAATGAATGAGTTGCAGCTCTGAAGACTCATTACAGAAAGACAACAGAGCTTACATACAGAGAGATGTCACTAGGATACTAGTCCCTCGTTTCACCTTAACAGTGACCAAGACAGACAACTGTGTGCTTCCTAACCAACATAAAGGACGTTGTGTTGTCCCACTAGGGGCCCTAGCAAAGTCTGACCTTATTGGGTGAAACAGAACACCGGCACCCCTCCCCCAACGTCTCCCCCCTCAACCAAACAAGGATGAGACTACAACTTGAGAAAACAAACATCACACTACCCATTCTACCCAAACACTAGgatacacacaacaatatgaaGGAGAATTCATCCATTACCTTACAACAACCAGTAGCTCCATAAGTTCAATAAACACCAGTGATACT encodes the following:
- the LOC106591483 gene encoding LOW QUALITY PROTEIN: ETS-related transcription factor Elf-2 (The sequence of the model RefSeq protein was modified relative to this genomic sequence to represent the inferred CDS: deleted 1 base in 1 codon; substituted 1 base at 1 genomic stop codon); amino-acid sequence: MTSVVLVDSGGAVVEYVTAVEDPHQEGECEVEECEEGDGEAEVEVVEEETDGDLDEEEDYPAVIVEEVPGRGLEQCFSAQVLVYDDGTYLMQDVGEEQEVETEMMETVEASVHYQQSGTSIYCSDKTIEAAEALLHMDSVTSLRGDRSPDVFIPAGCVTTPDFIHAAMRPDVMTETVVEVSTEDCMDEDMEVTLIEEPDESEPDHQPVRKKKAGRKPKTHQPAVSNGSPDLAIKKKPREGKGSTTYLWEFLLDLLQDKNTCPRYIKWTQREKGIFKLVDSKAVSKLWGKHKNKPDMNYETMGRALRYYYQRGILAKVEGQRLVYQFKEMPKNIVVIEDDKADSRSDDLIGSEKSYHERVLPSSETILNVAELATTPTILRGVTRTIVHPPVAKGNKAVXRGGAAVGVPTIVTISTAPDGTQTQHSHTAIIPTPSGPRTVRVAMQVPVVMTTSLGQKISTVAVQQAPGTSGGQTTYQLANASPIGTATGNANSQPKVVIQTIPTMVPATAENGDKITVQLAKIITIPAHQLAQYQQQTKPGLGGSPTGSISLLGGTNSWGVRALPPHVTMATMAAGTQVMRLAVPTTLHHHQQQTHHIVTTTQGGGTGTAVVTVTTTANQSAPVAASHIISGIIKRSATAMREPQQQAKTLTVETVSVQALPVQTTLPEAPEIIPVVVQSEEVPPEIKSEDPEC
- the LOC106596388 gene encoding nocturnin isoform X1 — protein: MHAHREMNGNYPTGGQSPGEKEMEPPPANAAIAMYRQSPAASPLSSSQLTLPKELPAFCAPTHRMLVMNPGLLNSRAGSPYYSVTHIGNLNNKRKKHAIQTWQKCSAGSITVCPMGSGASRLYSSLAQTLVNNSTTTTPLAHHQDPQHPSQGCHSPPEHPTDPLELLRECEEALRDRPPRLLRAFICPGEGEVDREEVDNSATQRTIRVMQWNILAQALGEGMDSFVNCPLEALNWAERKYLILEEILTYRPHILCLQEVDHYYDTFQPILASLGYRSNFCPKPWSPCLDVEGNNGPDGCALFYDEARFDLVDSVNVRLCAVLIPTNQVAVVTTLRCRVTGRRLCVAVTHLKARSGWERLRSAQGSDLLRNLTTLTQSPGGPSGPIGIAPDTPLLVCGDFNAVPSEDVYQRFASSPLILDSAYKRLSRDGLSEPAYTTWKIRPTGECCTTLDYIWYSREAFRVDAVLDMPTEEQIGPNRLPSYNYPSDHLSLVCDFSFKKEEE
- the LOC106596388 gene encoding nocturnin isoform X2 yields the protein MMETMVCPMGSGASRLYSSLAQTLVNNSTTTTPLAHHQDPQHPSQGCHSPPEHPTDPLELLRECEEALRDRPPRLLRAFICPGEGEVDREEVDNSATQRTIRVMQWNILAQALGEGMDSFVNCPLEALNWAERKYLILEEILTYRPHILCLQEVDHYYDTFQPILASLGYRSNFCPKPWSPCLDVEGNNGPDGCALFYDEARFDLVDSVNVRLCAVLIPTNQVAVVTTLRCRVTGRRLCVAVTHLKARSGWERLRSAQGSDLLRNLTTLTQSPGGPSGPIGIAPDTPLLVCGDFNAVPSEDVYQRFASSPLILDSAYKRLSRDGLSEPAYTTWKIRPTGECCTTLDYIWYSREAFRVDAVLDMPTEEQIGPNRLPSYNYPSDHLSLVCDFSFKKEEE